From the Salmo trutta chromosome 30, fSalTru1.1, whole genome shotgun sequence genome, one window contains:
- the LOC115168078 gene encoding lysine-specific demethylase 5C isoform X1, whose product MGEATLKTANFTAMEGEDFVPPPECPVFEPSWEEFQDPLGYIAKIRPIAEKSGICKIRPPADWQPPFAVEVDSFRFTPRIQRLNELEAETRVKLNYLDRIAKFWEIQGSSLKIPNIERRILDLFSLSKVVIEEGGFDIVSKERRWARVAQKLGYPPGKNIGSLLRSHYERIVYPFEVFHTGASLPQTKPKLYDGEEVHREYKPHSIPLRQSVQPSKTSSYGRRANRLQPDGPEDSAPHPLSTGSQHISTSPDPTEEDIEKNPELKKLQIYGAGPKMMGLGLVPRNKSIPKKEELPQTLTVRAAAPAVQVKEQPGEVKEKGGDGSTTTTAPPPSDATIKSEVKKEEEKHEGGEVHDNGDQDSGENGDGPCTKMTMRLRRNLGNPQFVDSFVCRMCGRGDEDEKLLLCDGCDDNYHTFCLLPPLTEAPKGNWRCPKCVAEECKRPAEAFGFEQATREYTLQSFGEMADTFKADYFNMPVHMVPTELVEREFWRLVSSIEEDVTVEYGADIHSKDFGSGFPMNNGMKNLSQEEADYARSGWNLNVMPVLEQSLLCHINADISGMKVPWLYVGMVFSAFCWHIEDHWSYSINYLHWGEPKTWYGVPSVAAERLEEVMKKLTPELFEFQPDLLHQLVTIMNPNILMAHGVPVVRTNQCAGEFVITFPRAYHSGFNQGYNFAEAVNFCTADWLPAGRSCIEHYRRLRRYCVFSHEELTCKMAACPEKLDLNLAAATHREMFSIVQEERELRKGLLERGITEAEREAFELLPDDERQCDNCKTTCFLSALACSNCTERLVCLYHTQDLCNCPTDKLYLRYRYTLDELLAMLHRLKVRAESFDSWANRVKEALEQEEGNKTGVTDLEVLKAEAAEKKFPDNELLQRLNTALTDTQHCQHTSTELLNKTLTRRMTLAELKALVEKMENLPCVISQLEDVQAVLRTIEEFQTQAQALVSDRDWRRDAPPPEQLQALLEQGAGLPVDAPECELLKGMQEQSRWLGEVRRTLGPEGSEVTLVVLRNLMEAGCIVPQSVSVETAMAELQELLTIAERWEEKAQICLEQRQKHPLSTLEAIVNEAQLIPVKLPNILSLRGCLSRARAWVTDLEEIQNGEHYPCLDDLEGLVAIGRDLPVRMEELRQLELQVASAHSWRDKASKTFLKKSSQHSLLQVLCPCVEKRKARGEETGCLDDTDTNTLGLSAQDLRDPGAIVTAFKEGEHQEKGALLRLQQVNLSKPGVEKKAGKEVKTEQEDKENGGGRWGEDTMELDTALHSENCGKGNGDSNHTTTGSSTPPQSVCVCGRAPRPPLLRCHLCKDWFHGGCVPFPSLLLPSSAPPTNPLCWWDWDSRFLCPRCQRSRRPRLETILALLVALQRLPVRLPEGEALQCLTERAITWQGRAKEALDTPEIQGALERLQELKQNQPHREGEEEEEDGKKGNSESVIVLSDSEGGEGEGVIDLTEENSPKKTLKKEMNCGTQAGCENGISRYNVTGVGSLLPLVPSLKGPVIDLSLTTRTQLEELQLEGDLLEVSLDQTSTIHRVLQAASEPQRHTLQTLILIELQEQKGAGRGGRAKDKRKRKSQRGDTGAEGGPLSQDTSESKKTRPLNHTPSHIPIQARPEIL is encoded by the exons ATGGGGGAAGCGACGCTGAAAACGGCCAACTTTAC GGCGATGGAGGGGGAAGACTTTGTGCCTCCTCCTGAGTGCCCAGTGTTCGAGCCGTCATGGGAGGAGTTTCAGGATCCCCTGGGCTACATTGCCAAGATCCGTCCAATTGCAGAGAAGTCTGGAATCTGCAAGATTCGTCCTCCTGCT GACTGGCAGCCACCCTTTGCTGTGGAGGTGGATAGCTTCCGCTTCACACCCCGTATACAGAGACTTAATGAGCTGGAG gcagaGACACGAGTCAAGCTAAACTACTTGGACCGGATTGCCAAGTTCTGGGAGATCCAGGGATCCTCTCTCAAGATCCCAAACATCGAGAGGCGCATCCTGGACCTCTTCAGCCTGTCCAAG GTTGtgatagaggagggagggtttgATATAGTCAGTAAGGAGAGGCGCTGGGCTCGCGTGGCCCAGAAGCTTGGCTACCCTCCAGGCAAGAACATTGGCTCCCTCCTGCGCTCACACTACGAGAGGATTGTCTACCCCTTTGAGGTGTTCCACACTGGTGCCAGCCTGCCG CAGACTAAGCCAAAGCTATATGATGGAGAGGAGGTGCATAGAGAATACAAGCCCCACTCCATCCCCCTACGCCAGTCTGTCCAGCCCTCCAAGACGAGCAGCTATGGACGCAGAGCCAATCGTCTCCAGCCAGAC GGTCCAGAGGATTctgccccccaccctctctccactggctcTCAACACATCTCTACATCg CCTGATCCCACAGAGGAGGACATAGAGAAGAACCCAGAGCTGAAGAAACTACAGATTTACGGTGCAGGGCCTAAGATGATGGGGCTAGGACTGGTGCCCAGGAATAAGAGCATTCCCAAGAAAG AAGAGCTGCCTCAGACTTTGACTGTCCGGGCTGCAGCTCCTGCTGTCCAGGTCAAGGAGCAGCCAGGGGAGGTCaaagagaaaggaggagatgGCAGCACAACCACAAcggctcctcctccctctgatgCCACAATAAAGAGTGAGgtgaagaaagaggaagagaaacaTGAAGGTGGAGAAGTTCATGACAACGGGGACCAAGACAGTGGTGAAAACGGTGACGGGCCCTGCACCAAGATGACCATGAGGCTGAGACGTAACCTCGGCAACCCTCAGTTT GTGGATTCGTTTGTGTGCCGGATGTGTGGCCGTGGCGACGAGGATGAGAAGCTCCTGCTGTGTGACGGTTGTGATGACAACTACCACACCTTCTGTCTGCTGCCCCCTCTCACTGAGGCCCCCAAGGGCAACTGGCGCTGCCCAAAATGCGTGGCCGAG GAGTGTAAGAGGCCAGCGGAGGCCTTTGGTTTTGAGCAGGCTACTAGAGAATACACCCTGCAGAGTTTTGGGGAGATGGCCGACACCTTCAAAGCAGACTACTTCAACATGCCTGTCCAT atggttcCGACAGAGCTGGTGGAGAGAGAGTTCTGGCGGTTGGTCAGTAGTATAGAGGAGGACGTGACAGTGGAGTATGGAGCAGACATCCACTCTAAAGATTTTGGCAGTGGATTCCCCATGAACAACGGCATGAAGAACCTCTCACAAGAGGAAGCG gaCTATGCCAGGAGCGGCTGGAACCTGAACGTGATGCCGGTTCTGGAGCAATCCCTGCTGTGCCACATCAACGCAGACATCTCTGGCATGAAGGTGCCCTGGCTTTACGTGGGCATGGTCTTCTCCGCTTTCTGCTGGCACATCGAAGACCACTGGAGCTACTCCATCAACTACCTGCACTG gggTGAGCCTAAGACGTGGTACGGAGTTCCCTCTGTAGCAGCAGAGCGGTTAGAGGAGGTGATGAAGAAGCTGACCCCAGAGCTGTTTGAGTTCCAGCCTGACCTCCTTCACCAGCTGGTCACTATTATGAACCCCAACATCCTCATGGCCCACGGGGTCCCG GTTGTGCGCACCAACCAATGTGCTGGCGAGTTTGTCATCACTTTCCCCAGAGCTTACCACAGCGGCTTCAATCAGGGATACAACTTTGCTGAAGCTGTCAACTTTTGCACTGCAGACTGG ctgccCGCAGGGCGCTCCTGTATCGAGCACTACCGTCGTCTGCGAAGGTACTGTGTTTTCTCCCACGAGGAGCTGACCTGTAAGATGGCCGCCTGCCCAGAAAAGCTAGACCTCAACCTGGCCGCTGCCACGCACAGAGAGATGTTCAGCATCGtccaggaggagagggagctacGCAAGGGCTTGCTGGAGAGG ggCATCACAGAGGCTGAGAGGGAGGCCTTTGAGCTGCTACCTGATGATGAGAGGCAGTGTGATAATTGCAAGACCACCTGCTTCCTGTCGGCCCTGGCCTGTTCAAACTGCACTGAACGCCTCGTCTGTCTCTACCACACTCAGGACCTCTGTAACTGCCCCACAGAcaaactctacctcag GTACAGGTACACACTGGATGAGCTGCTGGCCATGTTACACCGGCTCAAAGTGCGAGCCGAGTCGTTTGATTCCTGGGCCAACAGAGTGAAAGAGGCTCTGGAGCAGGAAGAGGGCAACAAGACAG GCGTCACGGATCTGGAGGTGCTGAAGGCAGAGGCAGCAGAGAAGAAGTTTCCTGACAACGAGCTGCTCCAGAGACTCAACACTGCCCTCACTGACACACAGCACTGTCAGCACACCAGCACTGAGCTCCTCAACAAGACActgaccag GAGGATGACCCTGGCTGAACTCAAGGCTCTAGTGGAGAAGATGGAGAACCTGCCCTGTGTGATAAGCCAGCTGGAGGACGTACAG GCGGTCCTGCGTACGATAGAGGAGTTCCAGACTCAGGCCCAGGCTCTAGTGAGCGACAGGGACTGGCGGCGAGACGCCCCTCCCCCAGAGCAGCTCCAGGCCCTGTTGGAGCAGGGGGCTGGCTTACCTGTCGATGCCCCTGAGTGTGAGCTCCTGAAGGGGATGCAGGAGCAGAGCCGCTGGCTAGGCGAGGTGCGCCGGACCCTGGGGCCCGAGGGGAGTGAGGTGACCCTGGTGGTCCTCAGGAACCTGATGGAGGCGGGCTGCATCGTGCCCCAGAGCGTCTCTGTGGAAACGGCCATGGCAGAGCTGCAGGAGCTGCTGACGATAGCAGAACGCTGGGAGGAGAAGGCCCAGATCTGTTTGGAGCAACG GCAGAAGCACCCTCTGTCCACCTTGGAGGCCATAGTGAACGAGGCCCAGCTCATCCCAGTCAAGCTGCCCAACATCCTGTCTCTCCGGGGCTGTCTGAGCCGGGCCAGGGCCTGGGTCACTGACCTGGAGGAGATCCAG aatGGGGAGCACTACCCGTGTCTGGATGACCTGGAGGGCCTGGTGGCGATAGGTAGAGACCTGCCAGTCAGGATGGAGGAGCTGAGGCAGCTGGAGCTGCAGGTAGCCAGCGCCCACTCCTGGAGAGACAAGGCCTCTAAGACCTTCCTGAAGAAGAGCAGCCAGCACAGCCTGCTACAG GTGTTGTGTCCGTGCGTGGAGAAGCGTAAAGCGAGGGGAGAGGAGACGGGTTGTTTAGATGACACTGATACCAACACTCTGGGGCTTTCTGCTCAGGACCTGAGAGACCCTGGAGCCATT GTGACGGCGTTTAAAGAAGGAGAGCACCAGGAGAAAGGGGCTCTGCTGAGGCTCCAGCAGGTCAACCTGTCTAAACCAGGTGTGGAGAAGAAAGCCGGGAAAGAGGTAAAGACTGAGCAGGAGGACAAGGAGAACGGAGgtgggaggtggggggaggaCACCATGGAGCTAGACACAGCCCTCCACTCTGAGAACTGTGGAAAGGGGAACGGGGACAGTAACCACACAACGACAGGCAGCAGCACTCCtcctcagtcagtgtgtgtgtgtggccgggCGCCTCGCCCCCCTCTGCTGCGCTGCCACCTGTGTAAAGACTGGTTCCACGGTGGGTGTGTCCCGTTCCCCTCCCTCCTGCTCCCctcctcagcaccccccaccAACCCCCTCTGCTGGTGGGACTGGGACTCACGCTTCCTGTGCCCCCGGTGCCAGCGCTCGCGGCGCCCGCGTCTGGAGACCATCCTGGCCCTGCTGGTGGCGCTCCAGAGGCTGCCTGTCCGTCTGCCAGAGGGAGAGGCTCTGCAGTGTCTCACAGAGAGGGCCATCACCTGGCAGGGGCGCGCCAAGGAGGCACTGGACACCCCTGAGATACAGGGGGCACTAGAGAGGCTGCAGGAGCTCAAACAGAACCAGCctcacagggagggagaggaggaggaggaggacgggaAGAAAGGGAACTCTGAGTCGGTGATAGTGCTGTCGGATtcggagggaggggagggagagggagtgatagaCCTCACAGAGGAGAACTCTCCCAAGAAGACCCTAAAGAAAGAGATGAACTGTGGCACGCAGGCTGGATGTGAAAACGGCATAAGCCGTTACAATGTAACAG GTGTGGGCTCTCTGCTGCCGCTGGTCCCGTCACTAAAAGGCCCAGTGATAGATCTGTCCCTGACCACCAGGACCCAGCTAGAGGAGTTACAGCTGGAGGGAGACCTGCTGGAGGTGTCTCTGGACCAGACCAGCACCATCCACAGGGTCCTCCAGGCTGCTTCAGAGCCACAGAGACATACACTCCAAACACTCATACTG ATTGAGCTCCAGGAGCAGAAAGGAGCGGGCCGTGGGGGGCGGGCCAAGgacaagaggaagaggaagagccaGAGGGGCGACACAGGGGCGGAGGGAGGACCCCTGTCCCAGGACACCTCAGAGTCCAAGAAGACCCGGCCCCTCAACCACACTCCCTCCCACATTCCCATCCAGGCACGCCCTGAG aTCTTATGA
- the LOC115168078 gene encoding lysine-specific demethylase 5C isoform X5 — protein MGEATLKTANFTAMEGEDFVPPPECPVFEPSWEEFQDPLGYIAKIRPIAEKSGICKIRPPADWQPPFAVEVDSFRFTPRIQRLNELEAETRVKLNYLDRIAKFWEIQGSSLKIPNIERRILDLFSLSKVVIEEGGFDIVSKERRWARVAQKLGYPPGKNIGSLLRSHYERIVYPFEVFHTGASLPTKPKLYDGEEVHREYKPHSIPLRQSVQPSKTSSYGRRANRLQPDPDPTEEDIEKNPELKKLQIYGAGPKMMGLGLVPRNKSIPKKEELPQTLTVRAAAPAVQVKEQPGEVKEKGGDGSTTTTAPPPSDATIKSEVKKEEEKHEGGEVHDNGDQDSGENGDGPCTKMTMRLRRNLGNPQFVDSFVCRMCGRGDEDEKLLLCDGCDDNYHTFCLLPPLTEAPKGNWRCPKCVAEECKRPAEAFGFEQATREYTLQSFGEMADTFKADYFNMPVHMVPTELVEREFWRLVSSIEEDVTVEYGADIHSKDFGSGFPMNNGMKNLSQEEADYARSGWNLNVMPVLEQSLLCHINADISGMKVPWLYVGMVFSAFCWHIEDHWSYSINYLHWGEPKTWYGVPSVAAERLEEVMKKLTPELFEFQPDLLHQLVTIMNPNILMAHGVPVVRTNQCAGEFVITFPRAYHSGFNQGYNFAEAVNFCTADWLPAGRSCIEHYRRLRRYCVFSHEELTCKMAACPEKLDLNLAAATHREMFSIVQEERELRKGLLERGITEAEREAFELLPDDERQCDNCKTTCFLSALACSNCTERLVCLYHTQDLCNCPTDKLYLRYRYTLDELLAMLHRLKVRAESFDSWANRVKEALEQEEGNKTGVTDLEVLKAEAAEKKFPDNELLQRLNTALTDTQHCQHTSTELLNKTLTRRMTLAELKALVEKMENLPCVISQLEDVQAVLRTIEEFQTQAQALVSDRDWRRDAPPPEQLQALLEQGAGLPVDAPECELLKGMQEQSRWLGEVRRTLGPEGSEVTLVVLRNLMEAGCIVPQSVSVETAMAELQELLTIAERWEEKAQICLEQRQKHPLSTLEAIVNEAQLIPVKLPNILSLRGCLSRARAWVTDLEEIQNGEHYPCLDDLEGLVAIGRDLPVRMEELRQLELQVASAHSWRDKASKTFLKKSSQHSLLQVLCPCVEKRKARGEETGCLDDTDTNTLGLSAQDLRDPGAIVTAFKEGEHQEKGALLRLQQVNLSKPGVEKKAGKEVKTEQEDKENGGGRWGEDTMELDTALHSENCGKGNGDSNHTTTGSSTPPQSVCVCGRAPRPPLLRCHLCKDWFHGGCVPFPSLLLPSSAPPTNPLCWWDWDSRFLCPRCQRSRRPRLETILALLVALQRLPVRLPEGEALQCLTERAITWQGRAKEALDTPEIQGALERLQELKQNQPHREGEEEEEDGKKGNSESVIVLSDSEGGEGEGVIDLTEENSPKKTLKKEMNCGTQAGCENGISRYNVTGVGSLLPLVPSLKGPVIDLSLTTRTQLEELQLEGDLLEVSLDQTSTIHRVLQAASEPQRHTLQTLILIELQEQKGAGRGGRAKDKRKRKSQRGDTGAEGGPLSQDTSESKKTRPLNHTPSHIPIQARPEIL, from the exons ATGGGGGAAGCGACGCTGAAAACGGCCAACTTTAC GGCGATGGAGGGGGAAGACTTTGTGCCTCCTCCTGAGTGCCCAGTGTTCGAGCCGTCATGGGAGGAGTTTCAGGATCCCCTGGGCTACATTGCCAAGATCCGTCCAATTGCAGAGAAGTCTGGAATCTGCAAGATTCGTCCTCCTGCT GACTGGCAGCCACCCTTTGCTGTGGAGGTGGATAGCTTCCGCTTCACACCCCGTATACAGAGACTTAATGAGCTGGAG gcagaGACACGAGTCAAGCTAAACTACTTGGACCGGATTGCCAAGTTCTGGGAGATCCAGGGATCCTCTCTCAAGATCCCAAACATCGAGAGGCGCATCCTGGACCTCTTCAGCCTGTCCAAG GTTGtgatagaggagggagggtttgATATAGTCAGTAAGGAGAGGCGCTGGGCTCGCGTGGCCCAGAAGCTTGGCTACCCTCCAGGCAAGAACATTGGCTCCCTCCTGCGCTCACACTACGAGAGGATTGTCTACCCCTTTGAGGTGTTCCACACTGGTGCCAGCCTGCCG ACTAAGCCAAAGCTATATGATGGAGAGGAGGTGCATAGAGAATACAAGCCCCACTCCATCCCCCTACGCCAGTCTGTCCAGCCCTCCAAGACGAGCAGCTATGGACGCAGAGCCAATCGTCTCCAGCCAGAC CCTGATCCCACAGAGGAGGACATAGAGAAGAACCCAGAGCTGAAGAAACTACAGATTTACGGTGCAGGGCCTAAGATGATGGGGCTAGGACTGGTGCCCAGGAATAAGAGCATTCCCAAGAAAG AAGAGCTGCCTCAGACTTTGACTGTCCGGGCTGCAGCTCCTGCTGTCCAGGTCAAGGAGCAGCCAGGGGAGGTCaaagagaaaggaggagatgGCAGCACAACCACAAcggctcctcctccctctgatgCCACAATAAAGAGTGAGgtgaagaaagaggaagagaaacaTGAAGGTGGAGAAGTTCATGACAACGGGGACCAAGACAGTGGTGAAAACGGTGACGGGCCCTGCACCAAGATGACCATGAGGCTGAGACGTAACCTCGGCAACCCTCAGTTT GTGGATTCGTTTGTGTGCCGGATGTGTGGCCGTGGCGACGAGGATGAGAAGCTCCTGCTGTGTGACGGTTGTGATGACAACTACCACACCTTCTGTCTGCTGCCCCCTCTCACTGAGGCCCCCAAGGGCAACTGGCGCTGCCCAAAATGCGTGGCCGAG GAGTGTAAGAGGCCAGCGGAGGCCTTTGGTTTTGAGCAGGCTACTAGAGAATACACCCTGCAGAGTTTTGGGGAGATGGCCGACACCTTCAAAGCAGACTACTTCAACATGCCTGTCCAT atggttcCGACAGAGCTGGTGGAGAGAGAGTTCTGGCGGTTGGTCAGTAGTATAGAGGAGGACGTGACAGTGGAGTATGGAGCAGACATCCACTCTAAAGATTTTGGCAGTGGATTCCCCATGAACAACGGCATGAAGAACCTCTCACAAGAGGAAGCG gaCTATGCCAGGAGCGGCTGGAACCTGAACGTGATGCCGGTTCTGGAGCAATCCCTGCTGTGCCACATCAACGCAGACATCTCTGGCATGAAGGTGCCCTGGCTTTACGTGGGCATGGTCTTCTCCGCTTTCTGCTGGCACATCGAAGACCACTGGAGCTACTCCATCAACTACCTGCACTG gggTGAGCCTAAGACGTGGTACGGAGTTCCCTCTGTAGCAGCAGAGCGGTTAGAGGAGGTGATGAAGAAGCTGACCCCAGAGCTGTTTGAGTTCCAGCCTGACCTCCTTCACCAGCTGGTCACTATTATGAACCCCAACATCCTCATGGCCCACGGGGTCCCG GTTGTGCGCACCAACCAATGTGCTGGCGAGTTTGTCATCACTTTCCCCAGAGCTTACCACAGCGGCTTCAATCAGGGATACAACTTTGCTGAAGCTGTCAACTTTTGCACTGCAGACTGG ctgccCGCAGGGCGCTCCTGTATCGAGCACTACCGTCGTCTGCGAAGGTACTGTGTTTTCTCCCACGAGGAGCTGACCTGTAAGATGGCCGCCTGCCCAGAAAAGCTAGACCTCAACCTGGCCGCTGCCACGCACAGAGAGATGTTCAGCATCGtccaggaggagagggagctacGCAAGGGCTTGCTGGAGAGG ggCATCACAGAGGCTGAGAGGGAGGCCTTTGAGCTGCTACCTGATGATGAGAGGCAGTGTGATAATTGCAAGACCACCTGCTTCCTGTCGGCCCTGGCCTGTTCAAACTGCACTGAACGCCTCGTCTGTCTCTACCACACTCAGGACCTCTGTAACTGCCCCACAGAcaaactctacctcag GTACAGGTACACACTGGATGAGCTGCTGGCCATGTTACACCGGCTCAAAGTGCGAGCCGAGTCGTTTGATTCCTGGGCCAACAGAGTGAAAGAGGCTCTGGAGCAGGAAGAGGGCAACAAGACAG GCGTCACGGATCTGGAGGTGCTGAAGGCAGAGGCAGCAGAGAAGAAGTTTCCTGACAACGAGCTGCTCCAGAGACTCAACACTGCCCTCACTGACACACAGCACTGTCAGCACACCAGCACTGAGCTCCTCAACAAGACActgaccag GAGGATGACCCTGGCTGAACTCAAGGCTCTAGTGGAGAAGATGGAGAACCTGCCCTGTGTGATAAGCCAGCTGGAGGACGTACAG GCGGTCCTGCGTACGATAGAGGAGTTCCAGACTCAGGCCCAGGCTCTAGTGAGCGACAGGGACTGGCGGCGAGACGCCCCTCCCCCAGAGCAGCTCCAGGCCCTGTTGGAGCAGGGGGCTGGCTTACCTGTCGATGCCCCTGAGTGTGAGCTCCTGAAGGGGATGCAGGAGCAGAGCCGCTGGCTAGGCGAGGTGCGCCGGACCCTGGGGCCCGAGGGGAGTGAGGTGACCCTGGTGGTCCTCAGGAACCTGATGGAGGCGGGCTGCATCGTGCCCCAGAGCGTCTCTGTGGAAACGGCCATGGCAGAGCTGCAGGAGCTGCTGACGATAGCAGAACGCTGGGAGGAGAAGGCCCAGATCTGTTTGGAGCAACG GCAGAAGCACCCTCTGTCCACCTTGGAGGCCATAGTGAACGAGGCCCAGCTCATCCCAGTCAAGCTGCCCAACATCCTGTCTCTCCGGGGCTGTCTGAGCCGGGCCAGGGCCTGGGTCACTGACCTGGAGGAGATCCAG aatGGGGAGCACTACCCGTGTCTGGATGACCTGGAGGGCCTGGTGGCGATAGGTAGAGACCTGCCAGTCAGGATGGAGGAGCTGAGGCAGCTGGAGCTGCAGGTAGCCAGCGCCCACTCCTGGAGAGACAAGGCCTCTAAGACCTTCCTGAAGAAGAGCAGCCAGCACAGCCTGCTACAG GTGTTGTGTCCGTGCGTGGAGAAGCGTAAAGCGAGGGGAGAGGAGACGGGTTGTTTAGATGACACTGATACCAACACTCTGGGGCTTTCTGCTCAGGACCTGAGAGACCCTGGAGCCATT GTGACGGCGTTTAAAGAAGGAGAGCACCAGGAGAAAGGGGCTCTGCTGAGGCTCCAGCAGGTCAACCTGTCTAAACCAGGTGTGGAGAAGAAAGCCGGGAAAGAGGTAAAGACTGAGCAGGAGGACAAGGAGAACGGAGgtgggaggtggggggaggaCACCATGGAGCTAGACACAGCCCTCCACTCTGAGAACTGTGGAAAGGGGAACGGGGACAGTAACCACACAACGACAGGCAGCAGCACTCCtcctcagtcagtgtgtgtgtgtggccgggCGCCTCGCCCCCCTCTGCTGCGCTGCCACCTGTGTAAAGACTGGTTCCACGGTGGGTGTGTCCCGTTCCCCTCCCTCCTGCTCCCctcctcagcaccccccaccAACCCCCTCTGCTGGTGGGACTGGGACTCACGCTTCCTGTGCCCCCGGTGCCAGCGCTCGCGGCGCCCGCGTCTGGAGACCATCCTGGCCCTGCTGGTGGCGCTCCAGAGGCTGCCTGTCCGTCTGCCAGAGGGAGAGGCTCTGCAGTGTCTCACAGAGAGGGCCATCACCTGGCAGGGGCGCGCCAAGGAGGCACTGGACACCCCTGAGATACAGGGGGCACTAGAGAGGCTGCAGGAGCTCAAACAGAACCAGCctcacagggagggagaggaggaggaggaggacgggaAGAAAGGGAACTCTGAGTCGGTGATAGTGCTGTCGGATtcggagggaggggagggagagggagtgatagaCCTCACAGAGGAGAACTCTCCCAAGAAGACCCTAAAGAAAGAGATGAACTGTGGCACGCAGGCTGGATGTGAAAACGGCATAAGCCGTTACAATGTAACAG GTGTGGGCTCTCTGCTGCCGCTGGTCCCGTCACTAAAAGGCCCAGTGATAGATCTGTCCCTGACCACCAGGACCCAGCTAGAGGAGTTACAGCTGGAGGGAGACCTGCTGGAGGTGTCTCTGGACCAGACCAGCACCATCCACAGGGTCCTCCAGGCTGCTTCAGAGCCACAGAGACATACACTCCAAACACTCATACTG ATTGAGCTCCAGGAGCAGAAAGGAGCGGGCCGTGGGGGGCGGGCCAAGgacaagaggaagaggaagagccaGAGGGGCGACACAGGGGCGGAGGGAGGACCCCTGTCCCAGGACACCTCAGAGTCCAAGAAGACCCGGCCCCTCAACCACACTCCCTCCCACATTCCCATCCAGGCACGCCCTGAG aTCTTATGA